The Corynebacterium halotolerans YIM 70093 = DSM 44683 region CGCAACCCTCTTCCCGGACCGGTCCTATTTCAGGTATTTTTCAATTATTCCGCTTCCGGCGCGCCGGGCGGGGCGTCGACAAGCATCTCTTCCCAGGAGCCCGCCGTGACCAACTTCCACCACGTCCTGGCCAACACCCTGATCGCCAATGTGACCACCAGTTATCTGTGGTTCGCGCTGACGTTCTGGGTGTACCTGGAAACCCGTAATGTGGCGCTCGCCGGCGTGCTCAACGGCACCTACGTGCTGTTGATCGCCGTCGGTTCGATCTTCTTCGGCTCGGTGGTCGACCACAACCGCAAGAAGAACGTGATGATGTTCGCCGCCGTGGCCACCTTCATCGCGTTCACCCTGGCCGCGGGTGTGTGGGCCGGCTGGGTGGATCCCGACGACGTCAGCGCCGACGACACCGCCCTCTGGCTCTTCGCCGGGCTCATCCTCCTCGGCGCCGTGGTCGAGCACATGCGCAATATCGCCCTGTCCACCACGGTCACGCTCATGGTCCCCGAGGACGGCCGTGACAGGGCCAATGGGCTGGTGGGCGCGGTGCAGGGCGTCGCGTTCTTCGTCACCTCCATCCTGTCGGGGGTGTCCATCGGGTTCCTCGGCATGGGGCCGACGATGTGGATCGCACTCGGCCTGACCGTGGTGGCACTGGTGCACCTCATCCCGGTGACAATCCCCGAGGAGCGCATCATCACCGCCGCGGAGGCGCAGGCGGCCGCGACGGAGGGGTCCGAGACGGAGGCCGGTGGCGTGGTGCCCGCCGCCCCACCCACCACGGACGTCGTCAGCAGGGGGCTGGATCTGAAGGGCTCGCTGGCGGTGATCATGTCGGTGCCCGGACTGCTGGCGCTCATCCTGTTCACCTCCTTCAACAACCTCATCGGCGGGGTGTACACCGCGTTGATGGACCCCTACGGCCTCGAGCTGTTCAGCCCGCAGGTGTGGGGTGTGGTGCTCGGGGTGACGAGCCTGGGGTTCATCGCCGGTGGCGCGCTGATCGCCAAGACGGGGCTGGGCCGCAACCCGGTGCGCACCCTCCTGCTGGTCAACGTAGGGGTGGCGGTGCTCGGTATGGTCTTCGGGCTGCGCGAGTGGTGGTGGCTCTACGCCGGCGGCATCCTCGCGTTCATGCTGACCATCCCAGCGGCCGAGGCGGCGGAGCAGACCATCCTGCAGCGGGTGGTGCCGTTCCGGCAGCAGGGGCGCGTCTTCGGCCTGGCCATGGCGGTGGAGATGGCCGCCAACCCGCTGTCCACCTTCGTCGTGGCGATCCTCGCCGAGGCCTACATCATCCCGTGGATGGCCTCCGACGCCGGACGGGCGGCCTTCGGCTGGCTGCTCGGTGAGGGATCGACCCGCGGCATGGCACTGATGTTCCTCATCTCCGGGGCGATCATGCTGGTCGTGGTGCTGCTGGCGTTCCTGTCACGGCCCTACCGGAGGCTGTCGGAGTACTACGCGGGGACGAGCCAGGACATCGCCGGCGCGGCGGGGGCCGCGGAGTGAACGATCCCTATTTCTCCGCCACCTGCGCCACACCCTGGTCCGCCAGACCGCCGAGCCACGCCCGGATCCCCTCTCCCGGAGCGTCGGGCGCGACGCTGACGGCGAAGAGACCGGGCAGGGACTCCGCCACGGGACAGCCCAGCGCGACCAGGTGGGCGCGTACCGACGCCGCGAAGGGGGCGTCGACAAGCACGCGCAGGGTGGTGTTGCCGCCGGGGACGACGACGCGGTCGATATGGGGACGACCGTCGACGGTGACACAGGCGACGATGTCGCCGAGCGCGATGCCCTCGGCGACCACCGGCACGGAGCGGATGATGAAGTGGCCGCCGCCGAGGGCGTCGGCGGCGATCTCCTCGGAGTCGACGCCCGGAGCCTCGACGGGGGCGATGAGGGTGATCATGTCCGCCCCAGTCTACGGGGTCAGTGCGTCACCCTGATCGGTGGAGGCCTCATCGACGATGACGGTGATGTCGCCGGGGCCGGGGTCCTTCTTCCCGACATGTTCGGCGGGGATGGTCACCCCGTGGTCCGCGATGACCGATTCCAGGTGCGCACCCGCCGGCACCACCACATCCCCCGTGAGCACGGACCGGGACACCGTCGCTCCCCGCTCCACGGTGACGCCGGGGCCGATGAGACTGTGGTCGACCGAACCGGCGATGCGGGCACCGGGGCACACCATGCTGGTGGTGATGGTGGCGCCGGCGTCGATATGCGCCGGGGAGCTGACCATCAGGTTGGTCAGCAGCGGCCAGTCGGGGCGGTCGAGCTGGATACCGGTACCGTCGATGAGTTCCATGTGGGCCTGAAAATAGGCGTCGATGGTGCCCAGGTCACGCCAGTAGCCGTCCATCCGGTACTCGTGGGCGCGGCCCTGTCCCACCAGGTGGGGGACGATGGTCTCGCCGTAGTCGCCCAGGGTGGTGCCGTCCGAATCCGGTTCCGCCTCAAGGAGTTCGGTGATCGCCCGCTGGAGGGCGTCCACCTGGTAGACGAAGACTTCGGTGGCGACGATGTTGCCGGAAGGGTCGGAGGGCTTGTAGTCGTAACCGGTCACGGTCCCCTGCTCGTCTGAGCTCACCACTCCGTAGCGGGAGGGGTCCTCGCTTATTTCGGTGGTGACGATCGTCAGCTCGCTGCCGCGCTCGCGGTGCCGGGCCAGCACCGGACGCATGTCGAGTTGATAGAGGTGGTCCGCGCTGAGCACCACGACGGTGTCCGCGCCGAACTCGGTCAGCGCATCCAGCTGCTGATAGAGCGCATGGCCGTTACCCTCGGAGAATCCGTCCTGGTCATCGTCGTCACGCTCCGCCGGCGGCATGATCCGCAGGCCGTGACGCGTGCCGTCCATGTCCCACGGCCGGCCGCCCGCCAGGTGCCGGTTGAGCAGACCTGGACGGTACTGCTCGACGATCCACACATCGCGCAGATCTGAGTGCGCCAGGTTCGACAGTGTGACGTCGATGAGCCGGTAGGACCCGGCCAATGGCACCGCGGGCTTCGGACGAGCGTCGGTCAGCGGGGACAACCTGCTGCCGCGCCCACCGGCCAGAATCAGCGCGACCACCGTGGACGGGGAGGACGTGTCGGTCATGCCTCCATGGTACGGCGATTTCGGCTACGCGATCAGCGGGCGGGCTCGCCGTTCCAGGTGTTGGAGAAGTGTTTGATCACGGCCAGGGCCGTGTTCGTCGGATAGTCCTGGCCCATGAGCCCGTTGACCGCCTTGACCGAGCGCATCAGCGCTTCGGCGATCGGCGGCGCCATAGCCGGGAACTTCCACAGATCCATGACCACAAGGCTGATCTCCTGGTTGCTCACCCGGTCCGGGACCGAGCCGAGCACGCGCACCAGGTGGTGGGTGATCAGCGGCCGGGTCACGGAATGCGGCGGCAGCCCGGTCAGGGGGTCAGGTGTGCACCTGCACCACGTGACGCCGAAATCGGGCATGGTCCACACCCAGTCGACCATCGGGTCCTGCCGGGACGAGGTATCGCTCATAAACCGTAGGCTAACGCATCAGCCGAAATCCGCGTCCTCAGGTGAGCGCCGTCAACAACACATAGGCCAGACCTGCTGCGACAAGGATCGCCGCGGCCCGGCCGGGCCAGCGGGCGTAGTTGAAGTCGACGCCGCTTCCATAACGCATGGGGACCATGAGATCCGGGTCTTCCGGGTGATGGTAGAAAACGCGCAGGAAGTAGTTGTTCCGGTTCTTCTTCGGGTCCCGGTCAGGGGAATCGGGGGCTCCGGGTGGATCGCTGTTATCGGTCATCCGTTGCCATGTGGTTCTCCGGTTCCGCTCGACTCAAATGCCCGGCCTCCGGAACACATTGTGCCTGTCGTCGGGACGCCCTGCATGGAGCAGGACGGGTGGTCTAAGGGCCGGCCACCTTCCCGGCGATCCGATCCCGGCAATCCCATCCCGCCCAGACACGCCGACACCCGCCACCCCACCCGGAAAGGATGGCGTGACGGGTGTGCAACCAGGCCGCCTACCTCGGCGCCGAGACGTCGAGGCTCTGGCCGCCGTCGGCGACGTCGACATGGACGGTGTCACCGTCGCGCACGTCACCGGCCAACAGTTCCTTGGCCAGGCGGTCGCCGATGGCCTGCTGGATCAGGCGGCGCAGCGGGCGGGCACCGTACGCCGGATCGTAGCCGCGCTCGGCCAGCCACAGCTTCGCGGCGTCCGAGACCTGGAGCGTGAGTCGGCGGGCGGACAGCCGCTTGGCCAGCTGGCCGATCTGGATGTCGACGATGCTGGTCAGCTGGTCCTCGGACAGCGGGTCGAAGACCACGACGTCGTCGAGCCGGTTGATGAACTCCGGCTTGAAGGCGTGCTTGACGGCGTCCATGATCTGCTCACGGGTGCCGCCGGCGCCGAGGTTCGAGGTCAGGATGATCACCGTGTTGCGGAAGTCCACGGTACGGCCCTGACCGTCGGTCAGCCGGCCCTCGTCGAGGACCTGCAGCAGCACGTCGAAGACGTCCGGGTGGGCCTTCTCGACCTCGTCGAAGAGCACCAGGGTGTACGGGCGGCGGCGCACGGCCTCGGTCAGCTGACCGCCGGTGTCGTAGCCGACGTACCCCGGAGGGGCACCGACGAGACGGGCGACGGAGTGTTTCTCGCCGTACTCGGACATGTCGACGCGGACCATGGCGCGCTCGTCGTCGAAGAGGAAGTCCGCGACGGCCTTGGCCAGCTCGGTCTTGCCGACGCCCGTCGGCCCCAGGAAGAGGAAGGAACCAGTCGGGCGATCCGGGTCGGCCACGCCGGCCCGGGAGCGGCGGACGGCGTCGGAGACGGCCTGGACGGCCTCGTGCTGGCCGACGACACGCTTGGCGATGACCCGCTCCATGGCCAGGAGCTTCTCGGTTTCGCCGGCGAGCATCTTGCCGGCCGGGATGCCGGTCCACGCGGAGACGACCTCGGCGATGGTGTCCGGGGTGACCTCCTCGGTCAGCATGGCGTTGTTGCCGCCGTCCTGCACCTCAACCTCGGCCTCCTCGACCTGCTTCTCCAGCTCGGGGATGCGACCGTAACGCAGCTCGGCGACCTTGCCGTAGTCGCCGTCACGCTCGGCGATCTCCGACTCGGAGCGCAGCTTCTCCAGCTGTTCCTTGGCCTCGCGCACCCTGTCGATCGCGGACTTCTCGTTGGTCCAGCGGGCCTTGAGCTCACCGAGCCTCTCTCGCTCGTCGGCCAGTTCCTGGCGCAGCTTCTCCAGCCGCTCCCGCGAGGCCACGTCGGTCTCGTTCTGCAGGGCGACCTCCTCGATCTCGAGGCGGCGGACGATGCGCTCAAGCTCGTCAATCTCCTCCGGAGAGGAGTCGATCTCCATGCGCAGGCGGGAGGCGGCCTCGTCGACCAGGTCGATGGCCTTGTCCGGCAGGAAGCGGCTGGTGATGTAGCGGTCCGAGAGCGTGGACGCGGCGACCAGGGCGGAGTCCTGGATCCGCACACCGTGGTGGACCTCGTAGCGCTCCTTCAGGCCGCGCAGGATGCCGACGGTGTCCTCGACCGACGGCTCACCGACGTAGACCTGCTGGAAGCGGCGCTCCAGGGCGGCGTCCTTCTCGATGTACTTGCGGTACTCGTTGAGCGTGGTCGCACCGACCAGGCGCAGCTCACCCCGGGCGAGCAGCGGCTTGATCATGTTGCCGGCGTCCATGGCGGACTCGCCCGTCGCGCCGGCGCCGACGACGGTGTGCAGCTCGTCGATGAAGGTGACGATCTGACCGTTGGAGTTCTTGATCTCGTCGAGGACGGCCTTCAGCCGCTCCTCGAACTCACCGCGGTACTTCGCGCCGGCGACCATCGACCCCAGATCCAGGGAGATCAGGGTCTTGCCGCGCAGCGACTCCGGCACGTCCCCGGCGACGATGCGCCGGGCCAGGCCCTCCACGATGGCGGTCTTGCCCACGCCCGGCTCACCGATGAGCACCGGGTTGTTCTTGGTGCGGCGGGACAGCACCTGGACCACCCGGCGGATCTCGGCGTCGCGGCCGATGACCGGGTCGATCTTGCCCTCGCGGGCCCGGGCGGTCAGGTCGGTGGAGTACTTCTCCAGGGCCTGGAACTGGCCCTCCGGATCCTGGCTGGTCACCTTGGCGGAGCCCCGCACCGACGGGAAGGTGCCCTTGATGGCGTCGTAGGTGGCGCCGCGCTTCTTCAGCAGATCAGCGGCATCGGAGGAGCCGCGGGCGATGCCGGCCAGCAGCACCTCGGTGGAGACGTACTCGTCGCCGAGCTCGCCGGCCAGTTCCTGGGCGGCGGTCAGCGCATTGAGGGCGTCGCGGTTGAAGTTCGGGTTCGCCAGGTTGGCACCCTCGGCCCTGGGGTAGGAGTCGACCAGTTCCCGGGCCTCCTTGAGGACCGTCTCCGGGTCGACGCCGGTGGCCTTGAGTACCGGGGCGGCGATGCCGTCGGTCTGGTCGAGGATGGCGGCGAGAAGATGCGCCGGACGGATGTCCGGGTTGCCGTTGCTCGAGGCCTGCTGCAGGGCGTCCTGCAGGGCCTCCTGAGTCTTGGTGGTGGGGTTGAACGAGCTCAAGGCACATTCCTTTCTCTAAATCCCTGTTCGTCACTCACTACAACGCACAAAGAGTTGAGTCTGTTCCACTCAAGCCGAAAAAAGTTTGAGTCCGACGCGCTCAAGTTTAGGTGAGGACGGCACGGGGCGCATCAGGCCCGCGCACCAGGCCCGGGCAATGGCGGACAATGGTGGACATGGACGCCGCGGAGCCGCCACGCGGGAACTACGCGGAGATCACGCCCGACCACCACAGGGGCACACGACACCGGATCGCCGTGGAGGGGCCCGGCGCGAGCAACCGGCGCCCCGGTGATGTTCGCGCGCGACGGCCAGACAGGGGCGGACGTCGGCAAGAAGATCGGTACAGTGACATCCCCGCGGCACCATTGAGTGACCCAAGGCACATTTTTTCGCCGATTCCGCAGTTTTCCGCGGGATTTTCTGGCTACATGGGTACAAGGGAACGCCCACGCCTCCCCCCATCAGACGTCCAGCCAGCCGTTAAGGGAGCACATGTCCACGTTGACCGCCCGCCAGGACCCGCCCACCAGCACCGTCGCCGCGGCCGTCGCGGAACCCGGGAGGTACCGGACCTCCCTGCTCGACCGCGTCGCCTACGCCGGCAACGCCTCCCACTACCTCCGCACGCCCCAGGCGGTCATCATCGCCGCCGACGCCGCCGAGGTCGCCGCCGTCTTCCGCGCGGCGCGGGCGTCCGGCACACCGGTCACTCTCCGGTCCGGCGGCACCAGCCTGGCCGGCCAGGCCACCACCGACGGCCTGCTGATCGATGTGCGCCGCAACTTCCGGAATATCGAGGTCCTCGACGGTGGCCGACGTGTCCGGGTCCAGCCCGGACTGACCGTCCGCCAGGTCAACGCCCATCTCGCCGCCCACGGCCACAAGCTGGGCCCGGATCCCGCGAGCGAGGCCGCCGCCACCATCGGCGGGGTGATCAACAACAATTCCAGTGGCATGGCCTGCGGCACCGAGTTCAACACCTACCGGACCCTGGAGTCCATGACCTTCGTGCTCCCCTCCGGCACGTTGATCGACACCGCGGCCCCGGACGCCGAGGAAGCGCTCCGGGCGCAGGAACCCGAACTGGTGGACACCCTGCTCCGGCTGCAGCTCCGGGTGCGCGACAACGCCGAGTCCGTCGCGATCATCGAACGCCACTTCGCCCTGAAGAACACCATGGGCTACGGTCTGAACTCCTTCCTCGACCACGACTCGCCGCTCGACCTGCTCACCCACCTGATCATCGGTTCGGAGGGGACCCTGGCGTTCGTCGCCGAAGCGGTCTTCCGCACCGTGCGGATCAGCCCCCTGGCCACCACCGCCCTGGCGGTGTTCCCGGATCTCGACGCCGCCACCCGCGTCCTGCCCGACCTGGTCGGCACCGGGGTCGCCACCCTGGAGCTGATGGACGCCACCTCCCTGCGGGTGGGCCAGTCCCTGCCCGGCGCGCCGTCCGCGATCATGGGTTTCAAGGTCGGGCAGGAGGCCGCCCTGCTCGTCGAGTACCACGCCGACGAGCAGGAGGAGCTCGAGCACCTCGAACGCTCGGGCACCGAGGTGCTCGCCGGCACCCGCCTGCACGCGGCCGCCCCCTTCTCCCCCGACGCGGTCGCCCGCAACGCCGCCTGGAACTTCCGCAAGGGGCTCTACGCCAGTGTGGCCGGTGCCCGGCCGAGTGGGACGACCTCCCTGCTCGAGGACATCGCGGTGCCCGTGCCGGCCATCGCGGCGACCTGCGAGGCCCTGCAGGAGCTGTTCTCCCGGAACGGCTACCGCGACGGGGTGATCTTCGGCCACGCCAAGGACGGCAATATCCACTACATGCTCACGGACCGCTTCGACACCGATGACTCGCTCCACCGCTTCCACGAGTTCCACGAGCAGACGGCCGACCTGGTGCTCTCGGCCGGCGGAAACCTGAAGGCGGAGCACGGCACCGGCCACGCCATGGCCCCCTTCGTCCGCCGCCAGTACGGCGACGAACTCTACGAGGTCATGCAGGAGCTCAAGCGCGCCTGCGATCCCGACACCATGCTCAACCCCGGCGTCATCCTCAACGACGACCCGCAGGCGCATCTGCGCGACCTCAAGGTGCCGGAACCCGTCGAGGAGGAGATCAACCGGTGCACCGAGTGCGGCTACTGCGAGCCGGTCTGCCCGAGCCGCGACCTCACCCTCACCCCGCGCCAGCGCATCGTCGTCCGTCGCGCCCAGGCCGCCGCGCAGGCCCGCGGCGATCACGCCACCGCCGAGGAGTTGTCCCGCGAGTACGACTACCCCGGGGAGCAGACCTGCGCCGTCGACGGCATGTGCCAGACGGCGTGCCCCGTGCAGATCAACACCGGCGACTTCATCAAGCGGCGGCGCCGGGAACACCACGGCCCGGTCAGCTCCACCGCCTGGACGGCCGCCGCGAAGACCTGGGGTCCGGTCACCCGCGCCGGCTCCACGGCGCTGAGCACGGCGTCACGGCTGCCCACCCCGGTGGTGCGCACCGCCACCGACCTCGGCCGGGCGGTGCTCGGCGAGGACACCGTCCCCCGCTACTCCGGTGACCTGCCCGCCGGGGGCGCGGCGCGGAAGAAGCTGGGCGGGATCGTCGGGGATCCCACCGCCGAGGTCAGCGGCGTCTTCCTGCCCTCCTGCGTCAACAGCATGTTCGGCGCGGAAGGCGACGGTGCCGGGGCGGGGACGGGAGCCACGCAGGCCTTCATCCGCCTGCTCGAGCGCGCCGGGCTGGCGCTGCGTGTGCCGGGGAACATCGAGTCGCTGTGCTGCGGCACGCCCTGGTCGTCCAAGGGCCAGGCGGCGGGGCAGGAACTCATGGCGGACCGGGTGCGCGCCAGCGTGCGCGAGGTCAGCGGCAACGGCCGGCTGCCGGTGGTCAGCGACGCCGCCAGCTGCACCGAGGGCTTCGCCGCCGCGCTCGAGAAGGAGGGGGTGGAGGTCGTCGACGCCGTGGACTTCGCCGTCGAGCACCTCCTCCCGGCCCTGGAGGTCACCGCCCCGGTCGAATCCCTGACCCTGCATCCGACCTGTTCCTCCCGGCGGATCGGCCTCGACGCCCAGCTGGGTGCCCTCGGCGCGGCGGTCGCGGAAACCGTCCACGTGCCCGTGAACTGGGGCTGCTGCGCCTTCGCGGGCGACCGCGGCATGCTCCACCCCGAACTGACCGCCTCGGCCACCGCCCCCGAGGCCGCGGAGGTCGGGAGGCTGGACGCGGCGGCGCACGCCTCCTGCAACCGCACCTGCGAGATCGGCATGACCCGGGCGACCGGACGGCCCTACTCCCACATCCTCGAGCTGTTGGAGCAGGCCACCCGCCCGTGAGGCCGCGTGGACACCGTGAGGTGCGGGCGGGCGTCCGAAAGCGAAACGTCCACGCGAACCCACATCGACGGTGACGGCCCGGTGCCGGTGAGCCCTGGCTACTGCGCCGAGGAACCGGCCCCGGCGTTGGCCCCGGAGCCGGAACCCGGGCTCGCGCCGGAGCCCGTTTTCTCCCCCTTGCCCGGCAGCCAGCCCAGGAATACCGCCAGGCCGAGGGCGACGAGCGCGATGAGCAGCGAGGCCCAGCCGAGGCCCGCCGTGAAACCGGCGAGCACGGCGATGGGTGCGATGATGGTCATGCCGATCTCGAAGGGGGCGAAGCCGACGTAGGCCACGCCGTACTCATTGAGGGTGCCCGACTTGAGCTTCGGGTCGACGATCTTGAGCAGCGCGATGCCGGTGGCCACGGCGGCGGTCGCCCAACCCCAACCGAAGATGCCGCGCTCGAGCCACTTCTCACCGAAGAACAGTGGTGACATGACGAAGAAGAAGATGAGGCAGAAGATGACGCCGAGGACGAACAGGAGGAGCAGCGGCTGCCAGTACTCGGCGACGACCGCGGGAGCAATGGACGCGATGCCGAAGGCGATCAGGTAGTCGGTGGAGGCGCCGGAGATGGAGCTGACCGTGTCCTTGTCCAGGTAGTCGGGCTTCTTCACCACGTGGAAGAACACGCGGCCGAGCAGGCCGATGACAAAGGACATGGCGAACAGCGGGATGGAGATGTTCGGGAACAGGTCGTTGACGAACCCGTTGATGAAGTAGGCGATCATGACGGTGAGCACGATGACGCCGAGGTGCAGCGCCAGCGGCTCGATCGCCGAGGGGTTGGTGGTGGCCCGGCCGATGGACGGGCGCTGGTCCAGCTCATCGATGTACCCGGAGCGCAGATCCCACGGCAGCTTCCCGGGCATCTGTGAGGTGCGGCCGGTGCGCACACCCCAGGTGGTGAAGATGATGCCGCCGACGATCGCGGCGAGCGTGCCGACGGTCGCGGAGGTGAAACCGAGCGAGCTGGCCGCGGCGGCGCCCGCTCCCTCCAGGGCGCCGCCGACGGCCGCGGCGGTGCCGAAGCCGCCGACGAAGCCGACGGGCAGCATCATGCCGAACCAGTTCTCGGTGCCGAAGAGCGGGGCGAACAGGAAGACGCCCAACAGGATGAAGATGCCCCACTGCGCCATGAACATGCCGGTGGAGTACGACCACATGGTCTTCGCGCCGGTGCGCACCGAGGGGGTCAGATCCATGCCGTACGCCATGGCGGCGAAGACCACGGCGATCAGCAGAGAGGTGTAGGTGCCGATGTGCTCCGAGAAGCCGATCAGATCGAGCACCTGCGGCCCAAGCACCATGCCGAGCAGGCCGGCGGTGATGGGCGCCGGCATGAGCAGGCTCTGGAAGATGCGCACATTGCGGCGGAGAAAATTGCCCACGACCATGAGCAGCGAGATCCAGCCGACATCGATCAACAAACTGTACGGGGTGTACTCCACGCTCCCACGTCCTTTCCACAGAAATCGACCCGTCCCGGGCGGGACGGGCACAGGGCAACCAGCGACAGATCGCCTTCACTGTATCCCAGGCCACAGCCGCGCCCCTCATCGAAAGCCGGAACACAATTACGTTGACACATCACTATCTTTTGGTAAGGTTAGTGGCATGTCCACCACTGATCTCCGAGCCATCATCATCGGCGCAGGCCAAGCGGGCCTGGCGGCCGCCCACGAGCTGAGCCGGCGCGGCCTGAACCCGGGTTCGGATTTCCTGGTCCTCGACGCCAACCCCGGCCCCGGCGGCGCCTGGCGCCACCGGTGGGACTCCCTGACGCTCGGCCAGGCCCACGGCATCGCGGACCTGCCCGGGCTGCCCATGGAGCACCCGGACCCCACCACACCCTCCTCGATTCTCGTGGCCGAGTACTACGGAGCCTATGAGGACACCTTCGACCTGCAGGTCCTGCGACCGGCCAAGGTGCTCCGCGTCGAGCCGACCGACCCGGACGACGACCGCTCCCCGCTGCGGGTGAGCACGCAACAGCACGGTGACTTCACCGCCGGGATCGTCCTCAACGCCACCGGCACCTGGGACAACCCGTACATCCCCTATATCCCAGGCATCGAGAAGTTCACCGGCCACCAGCTGCACACGAAGGACTACGTCCGCCGCGAGGACTTCGCGGGCAAGAAGACCCTGGTCGTCGGCGGCGGGCTGTCGGCGGTGCAGTTCCTCCTCGAACTCGAGGACGTCACCGAGACCGTCTGGGCCACCCGCCGCCCGCCGAATTTCACGGAGCGTGAGTTCGACTCCGGCTGGGGCCTGGCCGTCGAGAAGGCCGTGCGCGAGCGCACCCACCACGGGCTGGCCCCCGCCTCAGTGGTGCGCACCACCGGCATCCCGCAGCTGCCCGAGTACCTCGCCGGCGTGGAGCGCGGCGTGCTGGTCTCCCGCGGCATGTTCAATTCGATCGGACCGCGCGGCGTGCGTTTCGGAGAACCGGCCAGCCACGACGCCGAGGGACTCGGGCCGTCGGTAAGCGGCCGGCTGCAGGTCCCGGCCTCCTGGGACCCGCTGCCGGCCGGCCACGAGCTCGACGTCGACGTCATCTTCTGGAACACCGGCTTCCGCGCCGCCCTGCGCCACCTCGCGCCGATGAAACTGCGCGGTCCGCGCGGCATCGAGCTGGTCGACGAGGTTACCCCGGCCGCCGACCCGCGCGTGCTGCTCGTCGGCTACGGCTCGACCGCCTCGACGGTCGGCGCGACCCGGGCCGGACGCCTGGCAGGTCGACTGGCCCACCGGCGCCTGCGCGAAAAGACCCCCGTGCACATCTGACGAACAAACCTAGGATTGAGAACATGAAAGCCTTCGGATTCCTGAGCTTCGGCCACTACGCCATCGGTAACCAGGCGGGCCCCGGCGCCCGCGAGGTCCTCCAGCAGGCCCTCGAGCTGGGCAAGGCCGCCGACGAGATCGGCGTCAACGGCGCCTACTTCCGCGTCCA contains the following coding sequences:
- a CDS encoding FAD-binding and (Fe-S)-binding domain-containing protein, producing MSTLTARQDPPTSTVAAAVAEPGRYRTSLLDRVAYAGNASHYLRTPQAVIIAADAAEVAAVFRAARASGTPVTLRSGGTSLAGQATTDGLLIDVRRNFRNIEVLDGGRRVRVQPGLTVRQVNAHLAAHGHKLGPDPASEAAATIGGVINNNSSGMACGTEFNTYRTLESMTFVLPSGTLIDTAAPDAEEALRAQEPELVDTLLRLQLRVRDNAESVAIIERHFALKNTMGYGLNSFLDHDSPLDLLTHLIIGSEGTLAFVAEAVFRTVRISPLATTALAVFPDLDAATRVLPDLVGTGVATLELMDATSLRVGQSLPGAPSAIMGFKVGQEAALLVEYHADEQEELEHLERSGTEVLAGTRLHAAAPFSPDAVARNAAWNFRKGLYASVAGARPSGTTSLLEDIAVPVPAIAATCEALQELFSRNGYRDGVIFGHAKDGNIHYMLTDRFDTDDSLHRFHEFHEQTADLVLSAGGNLKAEHGTGHAMAPFVRRQYGDELYEVMQELKRACDPDTMLNPGVILNDDPQAHLRDLKVPEPVEEEINRCTECGYCEPVCPSRDLTLTPRQRIVVRRAQAAAQARGDHATAEELSREYDYPGEQTCAVDGMCQTACPVQINTGDFIKRRRREHHGPVSSTAWTAAAKTWGPVTRAGSTALSTASRLPTPVVRTATDLGRAVLGEDTVPRYSGDLPAGGAARKKLGGIVGDPTAEVSGVFLPSCVNSMFGAEGDGAGAGTGATQAFIRLLERAGLALRVPGNIESLCCGTPWSSKGQAAGQELMADRVRASVREVSGNGRLPVVSDAASCTEGFAAALEKEGVEVVDAVDFAVEHLLPALEVTAPVESLTLHPTCSSRRIGLDAQLGALGAAVAETVHVPVNWGCCAFAGDRGMLHPELTASATAPEAAEVGRLDAAAHASCNRTCEIGMTRATGRPYSHILELLEQATRP
- a CDS encoding sodium/glutamate symporter, with the protein product MEYTPYSLLIDVGWISLLMVVGNFLRRNVRIFQSLLMPAPITAGLLGMVLGPQVLDLIGFSEHIGTYTSLLIAVVFAAMAYGMDLTPSVRTGAKTMWSYSTGMFMAQWGIFILLGVFLFAPLFGTENWFGMMLPVGFVGGFGTAAAVGGALEGAGAAAASSLGFTSATVGTLAAIVGGIIFTTWGVRTGRTSQMPGKLPWDLRSGYIDELDQRPSIGRATTNPSAIEPLALHLGVIVLTVMIAYFINGFVNDLFPNISIPLFAMSFVIGLLGRVFFHVVKKPDYLDKDTVSSISGASTDYLIAFGIASIAPAVVAEYWQPLLLLFVLGVIFCLIFFFVMSPLFFGEKWLERGIFGWGWATAAVATGIALLKIVDPKLKSGTLNEYGVAYVGFAPFEIGMTIIAPIAVLAGFTAGLGWASLLIALVALGLAVFLGWLPGKGEKTGSGASPGSGSGANAGAGSSAQ
- a CDS encoding NAD(P)-binding domain-containing protein, giving the protein MSTTDLRAIIIGAGQAGLAAAHELSRRGLNPGSDFLVLDANPGPGGAWRHRWDSLTLGQAHGIADLPGLPMEHPDPTTPSSILVAEYYGAYEDTFDLQVLRPAKVLRVEPTDPDDDRSPLRVSTQQHGDFTAGIVLNATGTWDNPYIPYIPGIEKFTGHQLHTKDYVRREDFAGKKTLVVGGGLSAVQFLLELEDVTETVWATRRPPNFTEREFDSGWGLAVEKAVRERTHHGLAPASVVRTTGIPQLPEYLAGVERGVLVSRGMFNSIGPRGVRFGEPASHDAEGLGPSVSGRLQVPASWDPLPAGHELDVDVIFWNTGFRAALRHLAPMKLRGPRGIELVDEVTPAADPRVLLVGYGSTASTVGATRAGRLAGRLAHRRLREKTPVHI